Proteins encoded by one window of Clostridia bacterium:
- a CDS encoding ECF transporter S component: MNTKKDSKHVRSMVYVGMLTALAFALYYMEIPAGFLVPATPFLKIDFSDVPALIATLGLGPIAGTLVELLKNILHIAITKEPALSGEVGNFLSGMCMVLPLWIAMRKNKSIGHRFLAISASAICCAIAMAIFNFYITLPLYGIADSSVKNNMLLYGFLPFNLLKGVLIPTISIIVYDLLSKYKLFPEDNR; encoded by the coding sequence ATGAACACAAAAAAAGATTCAAAACATGTACGGAGCATGGTGTATGTCGGAATGCTTACCGCACTTGCATTTGCGCTTTATTATATGGAAATTCCGGCAGGCTTTTTAGTTCCTGCAACGCCTTTTTTAAAGATCGATTTCAGTGATGTGCCGGCATTGATTGCAACCCTTGGCTTAGGACCGATTGCAGGCACTTTGGTTGAACTGCTTAAAAACATATTACATATTGCGATTACAAAGGAGCCGGCACTTTCCGGTGAGGTTGGCAATTTTCTTTCCGGCATGTGCATGGTTTTGCCTTTATGGATTGCAATGCGGAAAAATAAGTCAATCGGACATCGTTTTTTGGCTATATCCGCTTCGGCTATCTGTTGTGCAATTGCAATGGCGATATTTAATTTTTATATCACCCTCCCGCTGTACGGTATTGCGGATTCTTCTGTAAAAAACAACATGTTGCTTTACGGTTTTTTGCCGTTTAATCTTTTAAAAGGTGTTTTGATTCCCACTATATCTATTATAGTATACGACTTGCTTTCAAAATACAAATTATTCCCCGAAGACAACCGTTAA
- a CDS encoding DUF4330 domain-containing protein codes for MKNKLKFNILDAFIIVFVLCAAFVVCVKMTGTDVVSNNGQFSKAEVVIKLSSMRDFTAEAVPEAGTEIFVNDTDARFGLIIKKEITPAKTNQLLTDGKTVETEVANRYDVYVTVEVEGIQQQDGYYVNGNQCLSIGASNAYRGNGNIFYGEIYSIKD; via the coding sequence ATGAAAAATAAACTTAAGTTTAACATTTTGGATGCATTCATTATTGTTTTTGTTCTCTGTGCTGCGTTTGTTGTGTGTGTTAAAATGACCGGTACGGATGTGGTTTCCAACAACGGGCAATTCAGCAAAGCAGAGGTTGTTATAAAACTTTCTTCAATGCGTGATTTTACTGCAGAAGCAGTTCCGGAAGCAGGAACGGAGATTTTTGTAAACGATACAGATGCAAGGTTTGGTCTAATTATAAAAAAAGAAATTACCCCTGCAAAAACAAACCAGTTGCTGACTGATGGTAAAACCGTTGAAACGGAAGTTGCTAACAGATATGATGTTTACGTTACAGTTGAAGTGGAAGGAATCCAGCAGCAGGACGGTTACTATGTAAACGGAAATCAATGTCTGTCCATCGGTGCATCTAACGCATACCGTGGGAATGGAAATATTTTTTACGGAGAGATTTATTCAATTAAGGATTGA
- a CDS encoding DUF4330 domain-containing protein — MKKFTFVDFAIVLVVIAVIAGGFFYLNSQNIIRTTGQEHETTFDFCVLGVEEHVADEINVGDMVYDSAKKIELGKIVRVDKQVHEDMYPDTQNGGYYKQKVDNRYSVILTVSTPDASYENGVLSVNNYELYLGKGCYIKGQNFALSSTVWRIDGMEGNGNEK, encoded by the coding sequence ATGAAAAAATTTACTTTTGTCGATTTCGCTATTGTTTTGGTTGTCATAGCGGTAATTGCAGGCGGATTTTTCTATCTGAATTCCCAGAACATTATCCGTACAACCGGTCAGGAGCATGAAACCACATTCGATTTTTGTGTATTGGGGGTCGAAGAGCATGTTGCGGACGAAATCAATGTTGGCGATATGGTTTACGACAGTGCAAAAAAGATTGAACTGGGTAAAATTGTGCGTGTGGATAAGCAGGTGCATGAAGATATGTATCCCGACACACAAAATGGCGGCTATTACAAACAGAAGGTAGATAATCGATACAGCGTTATACTTACTGTTTCGACACCTGATGCATCTTATGAAAACGGTGTTCTTTCTGTTAACAATTACGAGTTGTATCTTGGCAAAGGATGTTATATCAAGGGTCAGAATTTTGCTTTAAGCAGTACGGTCTGGAGAATTGATGGAATGGAGGGAAATGGTAATGAAAAATAA
- a CDS encoding glycosyltransferase family 4 protein, which yields MIKVINVSSDSNIGGAGRCILTFLRNYDRSQFDVKVILPRNSALIPYVEQTGTEYIEADGIADTSFSKEGTASVKEILNREKPDLVHSHASFSARLAAKALKIPVIYTRHSVFPNPAKLTKGFGKWKNGLINNLTATRIIAVAKAASDNLTEAGVSKKKITVIPNGVDPIKQYNAEELTKAKQFYNLDNDNFVFAMVARVEDIKGHDFFLEAADIVLKKNPHARFFICGTGNYVEHVRKKIIQLQLQEKVMYLGHIQDVTSIMNVIDVNVNASYGTEATSLSLLEGMSVGTPIIASDYGGNPELVRPGVNGLLFESKNSEQLAECMCLVLENRELYEALKTGAKQLYENEYTAGVMTSRIEAVYKETVRRK from the coding sequence ATGATTAAAGTCATCAACGTTTCTTCGGATTCGAATATTGGTGGTGCAGGAAGATGCATTTTAACATTTCTTCGTAATTATGACCGTTCGCAGTTTGATGTAAAAGTAATTTTGCCGAGAAACAGTGCATTGATACCGTATGTGGAACAGACGGGAACTGAATATATCGAAGCAGACGGTATAGCGGACACCTCCTTCAGTAAAGAGGGCACTGCATCCGTTAAAGAAATTTTAAATCGTGAAAAGCCTGACCTGGTGCATTCTCATGCAAGCTTTTCAGCGCGTCTTGCGGCAAAAGCCTTGAAAATCCCTGTAATTTACACAAGACATTCTGTTTTTCCGAATCCTGCAAAGCTTACAAAAGGGTTTGGAAAATGGAAAAACGGATTGATTAACAACCTGACTGCAACAAGAATTATTGCGGTTGCCAAAGCTGCATCAGATAATCTGACTGAAGCAGGTGTATCTAAGAAGAAAATCACGGTGATTCCCAACGGTGTTGACCCGATTAAGCAATATAACGCAGAGGAATTGACAAAAGCAAAGCAGTTTTACAACTTGGACAACGATAATTTTGTTTTTGCCATGGTTGCTCGGGTTGAAGATATAAAGGGTCATGATTTTTTTCTGGAGGCTGCCGATATTGTTTTGAAAAAAAATCCGCATGCACGTTTCTTTATCTGCGGAACAGGTAATTATGTTGAGCATGTCAGGAAAAAAATTATACAGCTTCAGTTGCAGGAAAAAGTGATGTATCTCGGACATATTCAGGATGTGACTTCTATCATGAACGTGATTGATGTAAACGTAAATGCGTCGTACGGTACAGAAGCGACAAGTCTTTCGCTTCTGGAAGGCATGAGCGTCGGAACACCGATTATCGCCTCTGATTACGGTGGTAATCCCGAGCTTGTCCGTCCGGGTGTGAATGGTCTTCTGTTTGAAAGTAAAAATTCTGAACAGCTTGCAGAATGTATGTGTCTTGTTTTGGAAAACAGAGAGTTGTATGAAGCTTTAAAAACGGGTGCAAAACAATTATATGAAAACGAATACACGGCAGGTGTCATGACATCTCGTATTGAAGCGGTTTACAAAGAAACTGTAAGGAGGAAATAA
- a CDS encoding O-antigen ligase family protein, translating into MANFIFKNSWIMYLPTAIFLFSGVVLVAVKESFSELLGHSFFFGLSKIPVTGKRIETSLKKPLILGVVAGVFAMLTDTIPVALAIAGVLAIAFLYKYTEISLIAFIVLLPFSKTMIMVAGVLLLVAVFISKTLLADKEFKFRYSSVNLFMLLFGAVYIWGVINSYAKLSSAKCVLVYLAFMLVYYLILNLLSDRKRLWALFRLLCVASVPCAVLGIYQYMNPEQLTVWQDADMFDDIAGRIVSFFENPNVYGEYLIIMILVHVGVILHSERVSAKLFYFVSLAMNVLCMFLTYSRGCWIGVAVALMLFFFMKRRGWFIAAICVGFVSLFFLPESIINRILSIGNLADTSTSYRMYIWEGTVHMLKDFWITGVGVGSDAFNHIYPIYSYGAIAAPHPHNLYLLILSETGLIGILTFICLIVLVIKKLFVVANKNDMFCSTFAAILLSAILGFLIQGVFDNVWYNYRVFLFFFIIVGISVALSVVSADSEVEKHD; encoded by the coding sequence TTGGCAAACTTTATATTTAAAAATTCCTGGATTATGTATCTACCGACTGCTATTTTTCTCTTCAGCGGTGTTGTTTTAGTTGCGGTTAAAGAAAGTTTTTCGGAGCTTTTAGGCCATTCCTTCTTTTTTGGATTGTCAAAAATCCCCGTAACCGGGAAAAGAATAGAAACATCTTTGAAAAAGCCTTTGATTTTGGGCGTTGTTGCAGGTGTTTTTGCAATGCTTACGGACACTATTCCGGTTGCACTTGCAATTGCCGGTGTTTTGGCTATTGCATTTTTGTATAAGTACACCGAAATTTCGCTGATTGCTTTTATTGTTCTTTTACCTTTTTCAAAAACTATGATTATGGTTGCAGGTGTTTTACTTTTGGTTGCGGTTTTTATATCAAAAACCCTTCTTGCCGATAAAGAATTTAAATTCCGCTATTCCTCTGTCAATCTTTTCATGCTCTTGTTTGGTGCGGTTTATATCTGGGGTGTTATCAATTCTTATGCAAAGCTTTCCAGTGCAAAATGTGTATTGGTATACCTTGCGTTTATGCTGGTTTATTATCTTATTCTCAATCTTCTTTCGGACCGTAAACGGCTCTGGGCCCTGTTCCGCCTTCTTTGCGTAGCTTCGGTTCCTTGCGCTGTTTTAGGCATATATCAGTACATGAATCCCGAACAACTTACCGTTTGGCAGGACGCGGACATGTTCGATGATATTGCCGGCAGAATTGTTTCTTTCTTTGAAAATCCCAATGTTTACGGTGAGTATTTAATTATTATGATTCTTGTTCATGTGGGCGTTATTTTGCATTCAGAAAGAGTAAGTGCAAAGTTGTTTTATTTTGTTTCGCTCGCAATGAATGTTTTGTGTATGTTTTTAACCTATTCGCGCGGATGCTGGATTGGTGTAGCTGTGGCCTTGATGCTTTTCTTTTTTATGAAGCGCAGAGGTTGGTTTATTGCGGCAATTTGTGTGGGATTTGTTTCTTTGTTTTTCTTACCCGAAAGCATTATAAACAGAATTTTAAGCATTGGAAATCTTGCAGACACCTCCACCTCTTACCGCATGTATATCTGGGAAGGCACGGTGCACATGCTCAAGGATTTCTGGATAACGGGAGTCGGTGTTGGTTCTGATGCATTTAATCATATTTATCCGATTTATTCTTACGGTGCAATTGCGGCGCCGCATCCGCACAATCTGTATCTTCTGATTCTTTCTGAAACAGGTCTTATCGGCATTTTAACTTTTATTTGTCTGATTGTACTTGTTATTAAAAAGTTGTTTGTGGTCGCAAATAAGAATGACATGTTTTGCAGTACCTTTGCCGCAATTTTACTGTCAGCGATTTTAGGGTTTTTAATTCAGGGCGTTTTTGATAATGTCTGGTATAATTACAGAGTCTTTTTATTCTTCTTTATAATCGTTGGAATTTCAGTTGCTTTGAGTGTTGTATCTGCAGATTCGGAGGTGGAAAAACATGATTAA